Genomic segment of Gavia stellata isolate bGavSte3 chromosome 10, bGavSte3.hap2, whole genome shotgun sequence:
GTTGGCCTTGGAATCAAGAGCTGTtaaagggaaaggggagagaagtTAATCAAGATTAACCCAACCAGATGTTCCCCAAATGTTACATTAACTGTACAAGTTTCTCTGGAGCAGCCGGAAGTCCAGCAGTTTCACATGGCAGCATGCCCTGTGCCTATCTGCAGTGCCCTAGGTGCTTGTCCTGCTGGGATGAGAGCCATTCAAGCTGGTAAGACCCTGGTTTTGCCCAAAAGAAGAACCAGTACCTGCTAGGTGCTTCAGGATGCAACTGATCCAACTGAAACACCCAGAGTCCATTGCTTTTCCCAGGAGGCTCAGGAATTAGCAAGCCTTTCCCTCCGGTATGCTCTACCCACCCAGCTGACCGAGGGGACAAGGAACCATATGCCAAATAACGGCCATTCCCTGTACCTGAAAGTGCCTCTCCTCGCTGTAAGACTTCTTCAATGTTGGCCACCATAATCCTCTGCACATCTTGCAGCTCTGTGTTGATGGAGCCCAGGTTCCTCCTTGCCCGGCTATCAATGTAGAGCTTCTTGGTTTTCTGGATGTAGGTATCTGGAACAAGAGTGGGCTATCAGAGGGAATCTCACCTAACACAGAGCAGCCCGGCTGCTGAAGGAGTGGGAGCATTGCTAAAACAGCCAGCAGACTGCATGCAAATATTCACTGGAGCGAGGCCAAGAGACTTAAAGCGGGATATCTGAATCAAAGGACATTTACCATTTCCCTACCACTTTTCTATTCTCTTGCTCAAAACACCCATTTCTCTAGAGCCAAGAAGAGGCTGAACTGTCAATGCCATAGGCCAAACTGGAGAGGATTCTGTGGCTGCTGCTCCCCCCCAGCAAGAAGTTTCCTAACTAGCCACAGGGAGAGGGACCTCACCAAATTCAATGAAGGAATAGGGTCTGGAGACCGTCGGCACCTTCTTGCCATGCTGCTCATCAAACTCTGAATGCAAGTCTTCCAGATATGCAAAGGCCAGTTTCTTGGGGAATGCAGCTTCACACAGGACCAGGTAACACACTCCTTTCTCAATGATGTAGCTAGAAGAACAGCAGACAGAGCATTAATCAATCAATTTTGAATCTATCCTATCAAACACCACCCTGCATACCTTTATTACTATAAAGCAGTGAGAACTGGTTACAGGGACTTCCATTTTGCTATGTCTGGATCAGGTGTAAACTTTTCTACAAAGTAAtggcttattttttctttacctaaaataaatttttttgtaGCCTCAGACCCTATACTCGTGCCAACAGCCCTGAACTTTGACTTCACTGGAACGGAAGTTAGCCTGTATCATTAGCTTAACAAAATACCAGCAACAAAAAAGTTACAATTTTGGAGTAAGAAAGGGAGGACacccttcctctctcctgcagTCAGGAGGAGGGGAGCACAAGAAAGCTCGCCACCAGAATAGAGGGGAAGGTGGCCAACACAGCTCTAAGACCATGCAGCACAGCCAAGTACCTGAGGCCCACGGACAGGAAGCTCTGCCCTGAGATTAGGACACGCACAAGAATTTGGTCTCAGCATGCTAGAAAGCCACGCAGCGACTGGCAGCTCCCGCTTTCCATTTTGGAGGGCTGGGTATCCCCTTCCCCCCCAACACCAGCCTGTTGGGGGGGTGTCGCTATCCACATGCATGATCTCAAAGGTAGCTGGGGAAAATATTGGTGCTAGATGGGTTCTGGTGACTTCCCCTACAGGTTTGCTATGGGTAAGTATGACTGTGCTACCAGCTCTTCGACTGTGATGTTAGGAGCTCCAAAACATACGTTGGAACAGGAGTTGCTCTTGCTGTGCAATGCTGTATGGTTTGTTC
This window contains:
- the SEC22B gene encoding vesicle-trafficking protein SEC22b is translated as MVLLTMIARVADGLPLAASMQEDEQSGRDLQQYQSQAKQLFRKLNEQSPTRCTLEAGAMAFHYIIEKGVCYLVLCEAAFPKKLAFAYLEDLHSEFDEQHGKKVPTVSRPYSFIEFDTYIQKTKKLYIDSRARRNLGSINTELQDVQRIMVANIEEVLQRGEALSALDSKANNLSSLSKKYRQDAKYLNMRSTYAKLAAVAVFFIMLIVYVRFWWL